In Dyadobacter sp. NIV53, a single window of DNA contains:
- a CDS encoding RagB/SusD family nutrient uptake outer membrane protein, whose product MIYRLIISAFILFSFVSCKENLEETPFSSLSKEVVFKDEEGLNQATIGVYQAWTAPDFTDISSRFILSESGHRYATACIGIGADPYYRFAHVPGSGAFEAVWGRFYKIIFRANTVIANATLAVPGKEEEADPYIAEARFLRAYAYFNLVRYFGGVPLILTEINSLKDTDLIFGPKNTDAEVYDAIIADLTFAEANLPDSRGGVELGRVSAGAAKAMLGKVFLTMAGKPLSKTENYQKAADKLNEVVGSVNEEKYDFELQPDFANVFSLGNERNREIVLSFSYFVNSSNPNGNILPFNLFPPGLVNGDEQTNYGLTYDYYKLFEATDIRRDFTLVPKYVFKGVGRTDVQPGDSIIYDSELGNYMNKRTRQPISRSDYKYGIAFGKMAREPRAAGAAVQGYGADLIEMRFSDVLLCLAEALVETGKPAEALPILNRVRARAKATLSKAATVADVRAAIRKERRLELTGEFTTVFDIRRWGTLSQEIAAMSPDQIVDNILLPYTPKLEIYPIPQSQIDANPKLKQNDGW is encoded by the coding sequence ATGATATACCGTTTAATTATTTCCGCATTTATATTATTCAGTTTTGTTTCCTGCAAAGAAAATCTGGAAGAAACGCCTTTTTCTTCATTAAGCAAAGAGGTTGTTTTTAAAGATGAAGAAGGGCTGAACCAGGCCACAATCGGCGTTTACCAGGCATGGACAGCACCTGATTTTACAGATATCAGCAGCCGTTTTATTCTCAGTGAATCGGGTCACCGTTATGCAACAGCCTGTATAGGCATTGGCGCCGATCCTTATTACCGGTTTGCCCACGTTCCAGGCTCAGGCGCTTTCGAAGCGGTTTGGGGAAGATTTTATAAGATCATATTCAGGGCAAATACTGTTATTGCCAATGCAACGCTGGCAGTTCCCGGCAAGGAAGAGGAAGCTGATCCTTATATTGCAGAAGCCAGATTTTTACGCGCCTATGCTTATTTCAATCTGGTCAGATATTTTGGTGGAGTTCCGCTTATCCTGACTGAAATTAATTCATTAAAAGATACTGATCTTATATTTGGCCCAAAAAACACAGACGCTGAAGTCTATGATGCGATCATTGCGGACTTAACCTTTGCAGAAGCCAATCTTCCGGATTCAAGGGGAGGAGTAGAGCTGGGGCGTGTATCGGCGGGGGCTGCGAAAGCTATGCTGGGAAAAGTATTTCTGACTATGGCAGGAAAGCCATTGAGCAAAACGGAAAATTACCAGAAAGCAGCTGATAAGTTAAACGAAGTGGTTGGAAGCGTAAATGAAGAAAAATATGATTTTGAATTACAGCCTGATTTTGCCAATGTCTTTTCTTTAGGAAATGAAAGAAACCGTGAAATCGTATTGTCTTTCAGCTACTTTGTAAATTCTTCCAATCCAAATGGCAACATTCTGCCATTTAATTTATTTCCTCCCGGCCTGGTGAACGGAGACGAACAAACCAATTACGGCCTGACTTACGATTATTATAAATTGTTTGAAGCAACTGACATCCGAAGGGATTTTACACTTGTTCCAAAATACGTTTTCAAGGGGGTCGGCAGAACTGACGTCCAGCCTGGCGATAGCATTATATATGATTCGGAATTAGGGAATTATATGAACAAAAGAACGAGGCAACCAATCAGCCGCAGTGATTATAAGTATGGAATTGCGTTTGGCAAAATGGCCAGGGAGCCGCGTGCCGCTGGTGCAGCCGTGCAGGGTTACGGAGCAGATTTGATTGAAATGCGTTTTTCAGATGTATTACTTTGTCTGGCTGAGGCGCTGGTAGAAACAGGAAAACCTGCGGAAGCATTGCCCATTTTAAATAGGGTAAGAGCTAGGGCCAAAGCAACACTTTCCAAAGCTGCAACCGTTGCAGATGTCCGCGCCGCCATTCGCAAAGAGCGGCGGTTGGAATTAACAGGAGAATTTACGACTGTTTTTGATATCCGCCGCTGGGGAACATTAAGCCAGGAAATTGCCGCCATGTCACCGGATCAGATCGTTGACAATATTCTGCTGCCGTATACGCCCAAACTGGAAATATATCCAATCCCGCAGTCGCAGATTGATGCCAATCCAAAACTTAAACAAAACGACGGTTGGTAA
- a CDS encoding M43 family zinc metalloprotease: MILFSFDLMAQSRCGSMELLDKKFQVNPALKITFDNRRTQLEKIINARIASGQSLKTAEAITIPVVFHVVLSRQSQVQVTDAQIQAQLDTLNRDYAGLNHRSDSRIQPAFLNIYGESGIQFCMAQRTPNDETATGIHRDTTTRSSFVYTTSDVKHSTTGGTDAWDPDRYFNIWICDLSNDILGYATFPDDGIPDEQGVVIDYASLPGGNATGYNLGKTLTHETGHYFDLYHIWGDDNGSCNGSDGIADTPNQGNSTTALHTGILTDNCTTASPGIMYQNYMDYTPDAALFMFTTLQVAHMQQVYANLRSSLGSSNACTPVNLANKDAYIKSIVSPDQRLCSGTFIPQVVLRNQGLETLNSVTITTSISNGNTTSFNWTGSLSTYGEVTVTLPALTVGEGNHVLTVTGSNPNGAADENTANDEISLDFMYYAPIAAPVTESFESTFLPEKWDIVNEDGGSSWEKTSAGSKTGSASVRIANFDNEAVGQKDYLRSPTVNIANADSAFVSFQVAAATYTSSSAQNNVWDTLQVLVSTDCGKTYTSVYKKWGSTLITRSGATRTAFQPGSGEWRQEEINIGQFISSGDILVAFLNINGNENDIYLDDINIRTVTVNPNLKEAGFLVSPNPTDGAISVQFYPHPANLKGIYIYNTSGQLIEDKLITNGVVTTNIYNFDLTYASAGLYIVKAVFEDKILTRKFVKVK, from the coding sequence ATGATCTTATTTTCATTTGATCTGATGGCACAAAGCCGATGCGGGTCAATGGAATTACTGGATAAAAAATTTCAGGTTAATCCAGCTTTGAAAATCACATTTGACAACAGAAGAACTCAGCTTGAAAAGATCATCAATGCACGTATTGCATCGGGACAATCCCTGAAAACCGCTGAGGCTATTACAATTCCGGTCGTTTTTCATGTAGTGCTCAGCAGGCAGTCACAAGTGCAAGTGACGGATGCCCAGATACAGGCACAGCTTGATACTTTAAACCGCGATTATGCAGGCTTAAACCACAGATCGGATTCAAGGATACAACCAGCCTTTTTAAATATTTACGGCGAATCAGGTATTCAGTTTTGTATGGCACAACGAACTCCTAATGATGAAACTGCTACTGGTATTCACAGGGATACAACTACAAGATCATCCTTTGTATATACCACCAGTGACGTAAAACACAGCACAACCGGCGGAACAGATGCCTGGGATCCTGATCGATATTTTAATATCTGGATATGTGATCTGTCAAACGATATCCTGGGTTATGCCACATTTCCTGACGATGGCATTCCCGATGAGCAAGGCGTTGTGATTGACTATGCCAGTTTGCCGGGAGGCAATGCTACGGGCTATAACCTGGGAAAAACGCTGACGCATGAAACCGGACACTATTTTGACCTGTACCATATCTGGGGTGATGATAATGGTTCATGCAACGGATCCGACGGAATAGCGGATACACCCAACCAGGGGAACAGTACAACGGCTTTGCATACTGGTATTTTGACGGACAACTGTACAACAGCTTCACCGGGAATTATGTATCAGAATTATATGGATTACACACCTGACGCTGCTTTGTTCATGTTTACGACTTTGCAAGTAGCTCATATGCAGCAGGTTTACGCCAATCTGCGTTCTTCGCTTGGATCTTCCAATGCCTGTACTCCTGTTAATCTTGCCAATAAAGATGCGTATATTAAGTCCATTGTTTCCCCGGATCAGCGGTTATGCAGCGGCACATTTATTCCCCAGGTTGTATTGAGAAACCAGGGATTGGAAACGCTTAATTCCGTCACTATTACAACCAGCATTTCGAATGGAAATACCACAAGTTTCAACTGGACCGGATCCCTTTCGACGTATGGTGAAGTAACTGTAACATTACCTGCTTTGACGGTTGGCGAAGGTAATCACGTACTAACGGTTACCGGCTCAAATCCGAATGGAGCGGCAGACGAAAATACAGCAAATGACGAAATCAGCCTGGATTTTATGTATTACGCACCAATTGCCGCCCCGGTAACTGAAAGCTTTGAAAGTACTTTCCTTCCCGAGAAATGGGATATTGTAAATGAGGATGGCGGAAGCAGCTGGGAGAAAACATCTGCTGGCTCCAAAACGGGTTCAGCATCAGTCCGGATCGCCAACTTTGATAATGAGGCTGTCGGGCAAAAAGATTATTTGCGCAGCCCCACAGTCAATATTGCCAACGCTGACTCTGCTTTTGTATCATTCCAGGTTGCCGCGGCCACATATACAAGTTCATCGGCTCAAAATAATGTATGGGATACTTTACAGGTGCTTGTCAGTACGGACTGCGGCAAGACTTATACCAGCGTTTATAAAAAGTGGGGATCAACGCTCATTACGAGATCGGGTGCAACCAGAACAGCTTTCCAGCCCGGATCAGGCGAATGGCGTCAGGAAGAAATTAATATAGGTCAATTTATTTCCAGCGGAGATATTCTGGTTGCTTTCCTGAATATCAATGGTAATGAAAATGATATTTACCTGGACGACATCAATATCAGGACAGTAACAGTTAACCCAAATTTGAAGGAAGCAGGTTTTCTGGTATCGCCAAACCCGACTGACGGAGCTATATCAGTCCAGTTTTATCCGCATCCTGCCAATTTAAAAGGGATCTATATTTACAATACTTCCGGACAATTAATTGAGGACAAGCTGATTACAAATGGCGTCGTCACCACTAATATCTACAATTTCGATCTGACTTATGCTTCTGCCGGGCTTTATATAGTGAAGGCAGTTTTTGAAGATAAGATTTTGACCAGGAAATTTGTTAAAGTAAAATAG
- a CDS encoding Dabb family protein: MIHSVIFKLKHSSDSVEAKDFWDAAKKLANISGVQNFECLKQTNPTNKFEYGLSMVFENQTVYDNYSNHPQHVQFIEQFWMKDVEDFLEIDYEGFVM, translated from the coding sequence ATGATACACTCTGTTATTTTCAAACTCAAACATTCATCAGATTCAGTTGAAGCAAAAGACTTCTGGGATGCGGCAAAAAAGCTCGCAAATATTTCAGGTGTACAAAATTTTGAATGCCTGAAACAAACCAATCCGACTAATAAATTTGAATATGGATTGTCTATGGTTTTTGAAAACCAAACAGTCTACGACAATTATTCCAATCACCCGCAGCACGTACAATTTATTGAACAATTCTGGATGAAGGATGTGGAGGATTTTTTGGAGATTGATTACGAGGGGTTTGTAATGTAA
- a CDS encoding serine hydrolase: MKTKILFPIIVFFFFSYRILSQGILDQPYGDISWESYRNMGESDYEARLDELLAKDYRPVDVEILENGSSRLYALVSRKNTDGRKWSVRTKLTDSEFSDRAAEMLKSGYRLVDMESHNLNGQTYYGGIWVENKENYKWMSFRKMTTEAFSDMVETYKDQFIPVDIDAYKIGSTVYYSVIWVENKENINWANRRNIPQATFASHFDEYAGKGYRLYSTESYERNGNQEYATIWVKESNSRKWSSRRDMSGTSYHNWWLRYKDLGYRLEDIEVYYIGKDIRYAGVWLENDDRLQWKYREGVENLVDAYFAKEPTAGMSVAVAVNGEIQFMRGWGFQDISADKEAHANTVYRHASISKALASTIGFRLQAKNKIDISKKTRFYEPRLPVHHTHTLGELLSNRGHVRHYKANDPAAGDGTLFVFPNAYEASKLFSADPLVSDNYLYSTHGYTCFTAAIEKVTGKTYTKIMEDELTNPFGLTTLRCENLGSSVAERSRIYSANGSNFSLLIPLSLSWKFGGGGTESSAYDLVRFGVKLLNGDLLSSKNLTAMTTKPDNAEDYAFGWDVDTESSGEKFFAKAGDQAGARSYILCYPDKKIVIVLLCNTAGENLKPLGRDIGALVLK; this comes from the coding sequence ATGAAAACGAAAATATTGTTTCCGATCATTGTGTTTTTTTTCTTTTCATACCGGATCCTATCACAGGGAATTCTTGATCAGCCATACGGTGATATTTCCTGGGAATCATACCGGAATATGGGCGAATCAGATTATGAAGCCCGGCTTGATGAGTTGCTGGCCAAAGATTACCGACCTGTTGACGTGGAAATTTTAGAAAATGGCTCCTCACGCCTGTACGCATTAGTTTCCCGCAAAAATACTGATGGACGAAAGTGGTCGGTCCGCACAAAACTGACTGATAGCGAATTTTCTGACAGAGCAGCCGAAATGCTGAAGAGTGGTTACAGGCTTGTAGATATGGAATCACATAACCTGAACGGTCAGACTTACTACGGCGGTATTTGGGTAGAAAATAAGGAAAATTATAAATGGATGTCGTTCCGGAAAATGACCACAGAGGCATTTTCTGATATGGTTGAAACTTACAAAGACCAGTTTATTCCTGTTGATATTGATGCATATAAAATTGGCAGCACCGTGTATTATTCCGTAATATGGGTTGAAAATAAGGAAAATATTAATTGGGCTAACAGGCGTAACATTCCGCAGGCGACATTTGCAAGCCATTTTGATGAATATGCGGGAAAGGGTTACAGGCTTTACAGTACCGAATCATATGAAAGGAATGGGAATCAGGAATATGCAACCATCTGGGTAAAGGAAAGTAACAGTCGCAAATGGTCGTCAAGGCGTGATATGAGCGGAACATCGTATCATAACTGGTGGCTCAGATACAAAGATTTAGGTTATCGTTTGGAAGATATTGAAGTGTATTATATTGGAAAAGATATCCGTTATGCAGGAGTCTGGCTCGAAAATGACGACCGGCTGCAATGGAAATACAGGGAAGGTGTTGAAAATCTGGTTGATGCATATTTTGCCAAAGAACCTACCGCGGGAATGAGTGTAGCGGTCGCTGTAAATGGTGAAATCCAATTTATGCGTGGATGGGGATTTCAGGATATAAGTGCTGATAAAGAAGCACATGCAAATACTGTTTACCGCCATGCTTCTATTTCCAAAGCACTTGCCAGCACTATAGGATTCCGGCTTCAGGCTAAAAATAAAATTGATATTTCTAAAAAAACAAGATTCTATGAACCGCGCCTGCCAGTTCATCATACCCATACGCTGGGAGAATTATTGTCGAATCGAGGCCACGTAAGGCATTATAAAGCAAACGATCCTGCTGCTGGTGACGGAACACTTTTCGTATTTCCAAATGCTTACGAAGCATCCAAGCTTTTTAGTGCCGATCCGCTCGTATCGGATAACTATCTGTACTCAACTCATGGCTACACCTGTTTTACGGCTGCAATTGAAAAAGTCACGGGAAAAACTTACACGAAGATCATGGAAGATGAACTGACTAATCCGTTCGGGCTGACTACGCTGCGTTGCGAGAATTTGGGAAGTAGCGTAGCTGAACGTTCCAGGATATATTCGGCAAATGGAAGTAACTTTTCATTATTGATACCGTTGAGTTTAAGCTGGAAATTTGGAGGCGGTGGTACAGAATCTTCGGCATATGATCTCGTTAGGTTTGGGGTCAAACTTTTGAATGGAGATCTGCTTTCGTCTAAAAATCTCACTGCCATGACAACCAAACCAGATAATGCAGAGGATTATGCATTTGGCTGGGATGTTGATACAGAGTCATCGGGTGAGAAATTTTTTGCCAAAGCAGGAGATCAGGCAGGAGCCCGTTCGTATATTTTGTGCTATCCTGATAAAAAAATTGTGATCGTATTACTTTGTAATACCGCAGGAGAAAATTTAAAACCACTTGGCAGGGATATTGGCGCTTTGGTTCTGAAATAA
- a CDS encoding GbsR/MarR family transcriptional regulator translates to MELTEAKQKFIESWGKLGSEWGINRTMAQVHALLLISPEALTTEELMETLSISRGNANMTLRDLMGWGLIEKQHRAGERKEYFYADKDAWNIARQVAKERRKRELDPVLKVLDELSKVEGDLNDPEFKTFNKSINDINELAKNVDKTIDTMLKAEENWFWGSIFKIFR, encoded by the coding sequence ATGGAATTAACAGAGGCAAAACAGAAATTTATTGAATCCTGGGGGAAATTAGGATCTGAATGGGGTATCAACCGGACCATGGCGCAAGTGCATGCGCTGTTGCTTATTTCACCTGAAGCACTTACAACCGAGGAATTGATGGAAACACTGAGTATTTCCAGAGGCAATGCAAATATGACACTACGTGACCTCATGGGTTGGGGTTTAATAGAGAAACAACATAGAGCCGGCGAGCGTAAAGAGTATTTTTATGCTGATAAAGATGCCTGGAATATCGCGCGGCAGGTGGCTAAAGAAAGAAGAAAAAGAGAACTTGACCCCGTACTGAAGGTTCTGGATGAATTGTCGAAAGTGGAAGGGGATTTGAATGACCCTGAATTTAAAACTTTCAATAAATCAATTAATGATATTAATGAGCTTGCCAAAAATGTTGACAAAACCATTGATACAATGTTAAAAGCAGAAGAAAATTGGTTTTGGGGATCTATTTTCAAAATATTCAGGTAA
- a CDS encoding Nif3-like dinuclear metal center hexameric protein, with amino-acid sequence MKNSLFQFSNSSVDRRKFILNAVQSITALALIGLKPAFAFENEETSKKPPTVQEIINLILKEGGLTPLKETVDTIKTGNGNQIVTGIVTTMFPTITVIEEAARQDANFIIAHEPSFYNHNDKSDWVNNNSVLKQKQALLEKHKMVIWRFHDYCHALKPDAISYGVAKKANWLPYYKPSEIILKIPPLSLKKLVQHLKTSLGISHVRIIGNLSQQCERIALLPGAWGGQRQVSAVESEKPDVLIVGEVSEWETAEYIRDGKLLGGKTSLIILGHAVSEEPGMEWFAEWLQPKLPDVKVVHLSSGDPFVWE; translated from the coding sequence ATGAAAAATTCATTATTTCAATTCAGTAACTCCAGTGTTGACAGAAGAAAATTTATATTGAATGCTGTTCAGTCAATTACTGCGTTGGCATTAATTGGACTCAAACCTGCATTTGCGTTTGAAAATGAAGAAACATCCAAAAAGCCGCCAACCGTACAGGAAATAATTAATCTGATTTTAAAAGAAGGGGGCCTGACTCCATTAAAAGAAACGGTGGATACAATCAAAACTGGAAATGGCAACCAGATTGTTACAGGAATTGTAACGACGATGTTCCCAACGATTACAGTTATCGAAGAAGCTGCGCGGCAAGATGCCAATTTTATTATTGCACATGAACCATCGTTTTATAATCATAATGATAAATCGGATTGGGTAAATAATAATAGTGTTTTAAAGCAAAAACAGGCATTGCTTGAAAAACATAAAATGGTCATCTGGCGGTTTCATGATTATTGCCACGCTCTAAAACCCGATGCGATCAGTTACGGCGTGGCTAAAAAGGCAAACTGGCTTCCTTACTATAAACCGAGCGAAATAATACTTAAAATTCCGCCACTATCTTTAAAAAAGCTGGTACAGCACCTTAAAACTTCATTGGGGATTTCGCATGTTCGAATCATAGGTAATCTGTCGCAGCAATGTGAACGCATTGCATTGTTGCCGGGAGCATGGGGTGGGCAAAGGCAGGTTTCGGCTGTGGAATCAGAAAAGCCGGATGTTTTAATTGTAGGCGAAGTTTCAGAATGGGAAACAGCAGAATACATCCGTGATGGAAAATTACTGGGTGGTAAAACTTCTCTTATTATACTGGGCCATGCAGTAAGTGAAGAACCGGGAATGGAATGGTTTGCCGAATGGCTTCAACCCAAATTACCTGATGTGAAGGTGGTGCATTTAAGTTCGGGCGATCCTTTTGTTTGGGAGTGA
- a CDS encoding TonB-dependent receptor, whose amino-acid sequence MFKTQRFNGWQSGFVLFKKTIFFQLFIFFSISFKVSGQQAGSDTIPKPITTDTLVKSKPQSDSTSKPAVKTDTISKPATIRPDSSKISDSTAMEKIPGNVTKSIIQTQDTTSVKVSNDSIPSVGVGARAVKGTVVDENGTGLPGVSVLIKNTKIQAVTTPEGAFDIKVPAKAIMIFSYVGFTTQEIPVRKQATYNIQLVPEAKALKEVVVVGYGAQSKRDLASSTSRVSSGEYKSAVVNTLDQALQGRTTGVQIVETSGEPGAASVVRIRGNNSLSGNNEPLYVIDGFPMPAYREAGANFTGAYTQNGLYGINPNDIESMEVLKDASATAIYGSRGANGVILITTKAGKRGTGRVELVNKTSFGTVSNPIKMMNSRQYAEIINESYSLSGRVPPFGNLDSALTNTDWVAAVTQPSFRQDVTLSLSGGSAKSSYYISGNYLKEKGTIINSDNNRASIRANLNNEINNWYTVKGQFAFTRQNSNRAVTASRAWPNSGGLMDGLRAAPTLPLDYLGNNSLGIPNYQGYYFANPYNELMAKTDVTKNDFSVINIENYFKIVNGLQLVVSLGTNQNLTRRNVFLPPSTAEGNQVKGRGSNNTSNTYSYNVNAYFQYEKTFKKNHYLNTTLGVEYNDQIVDFVNTNSSGFDVPYFGVDNIGSAQFQNIGSYKEERILQSAFVRANYSFKGKYVLNTSVRVDGSSAFAENRKYGLFPSVALAWNLDAEDFMKEVKFISNSKLRASYGETGSQAIGPYSSLSQYSSSFYQLGEGDNTIGTGIYPTTLANPNLSWERTRQFNAGADFNTANDRLVFSFDYYNKTTTDLLQYRRLPTQSGVNSIIDNYGTMRNRGLELSIQANIVKRKNVTFSSRLNISRNLNTLIDLGERTQSDFVTINGNLLGGVSGILTPGQEVGQFFGYKVAGLTQTTDFDSNGNPTFPTFEGPAPTGSKGTPVYGSWIYADTDGSNRVDADDRVILGKSTPDFTFGWTNDITWKNFSVSALVTGSVGNDVLNLTNFYINNGVVDFGGVGFNQSEDWYNNRYTESNIHNNPKYPGIQRGIASGDINSTMIEDGSFVRLKMLSLSYTFPRFGPVQNPRLFGTATNLFTLTKYTGFDPEVSSYAQSLLQQGIDYGAYPSQRSYTIGFSCNF is encoded by the coding sequence ATGTTTAAAACTCAACGATTTAACGGGTGGCAATCCGGGTTTGTTCTTTTTAAAAAGACAATTTTTTTTCAGCTCTTTATTTTTTTCAGCATTTCTTTTAAGGTCAGCGGTCAGCAAGCTGGTAGTGATACAATCCCGAAACCAATTACCACTGATACGCTGGTAAAGTCAAAACCACAATCCGATTCTACTTCCAAACCGGCTGTAAAAACAGATACAATCTCGAAACCAGCCACTATAAGGCCCGACTCGTCAAAGATCTCTGACAGTACCGCGATGGAAAAAATCCCGGGAAATGTTACAAAATCAATCATTCAAACACAGGATACAACGTCTGTCAAAGTAAGTAATGATTCTATTCCTTCCGTTGGAGTTGGCGCAAGAGCTGTTAAGGGAACAGTGGTAGATGAGAATGGGACGGGTTTGCCTGGTGTTAGTGTTTTGATTAAAAATACTAAAATACAAGCAGTTACAACTCCGGAAGGTGCTTTTGATATAAAAGTGCCGGCTAAGGCAATAATGATTTTTAGCTATGTCGGATTTACCACACAGGAAATTCCTGTCCGCAAACAAGCCACTTACAATATTCAGTTGGTACCGGAGGCAAAAGCCTTAAAGGAAGTTGTTGTTGTTGGTTACGGGGCCCAAAGCAAGCGCGATCTGGCAAGTTCAACTTCCAGGGTTTCTTCCGGAGAATACAAATCGGCTGTTGTTAACACCCTGGACCAGGCATTACAAGGACGAACAACAGGTGTGCAGATTGTAGAAACTTCGGGGGAACCTGGTGCTGCTTCGGTAGTTCGTATCCGTGGTAACAACTCTTTGAGCGGTAATAATGAACCGCTTTATGTGATCGACGGATTTCCTATGCCTGCTTATCGTGAGGCCGGTGCCAATTTTACCGGAGCATATACACAGAACGGATTATATGGGATCAATCCCAATGATATCGAAAGTATGGAGGTTCTGAAAGATGCTTCTGCCACTGCTATTTATGGGTCAAGAGGTGCTAATGGCGTTATTCTGATCACAACCAAAGCTGGTAAAAGAGGCACCGGCAGGGTGGAACTTGTAAATAAAACGTCTTTTGGAACTGTTTCGAACCCAATAAAAATGATGAATTCCCGTCAGTATGCTGAAATCATCAATGAAAGTTATAGCCTGAGCGGACGGGTACCACCATTCGGCAATCTGGATAGTGCTTTAACCAACACAGATTGGGTTGCGGCCGTAACACAGCCAAGTTTTCGTCAGGATGTTACGCTGAGCTTATCGGGTGGAAGTGCAAAGTCGTCCTATTATATCTCGGGAAATTATCTGAAGGAAAAAGGGACAATCATCAATTCCGACAACAACCGCGCAAGTATCCGTGCTAATCTGAACAATGAGATCAACAACTGGTATACGGTAAAAGGCCAGTTTGCATTTACCCGTCAGAACTCCAACCGTGCAGTAACGGCTTCCAGAGCCTGGCCAAATTCAGGAGGATTAATGGATGGTTTGCGTGCTGCACCAACGCTGCCATTGGATTATTTGGGAAATAATAGTCTGGGAATCCCGAATTATCAGGGTTATTATTTTGCCAATCCTTACAATGAACTGATGGCCAAAACAGATGTAACCAAGAATGATTTTTCTGTAATTAACATTGAAAATTATTTCAAGATTGTGAATGGCTTGCAACTGGTAGTCAGCCTGGGAACGAACCAGAACCTGACAAGGCGAAATGTATTTTTGCCACCAAGTACAGCAGAGGGAAACCAGGTAAAAGGTAGAGGCAGCAATAATACGTCTAATACATACAGTTATAATGTAAACGCTTATTTTCAATACGAGAAAACATTTAAGAAGAATCATTACCTCAATACTACTTTGGGTGTAGAATATAACGACCAGATTGTTGATTTCGTCAACACCAATTCATCAGGTTTCGATGTTCCCTACTTCGGTGTTGACAATATCGGGAGTGCCCAATTCCAAAATATCGGTTCGTATAAAGAAGAACGAATTCTGCAATCTGCTTTTGTGCGCGCTAACTATTCTTTTAAAGGGAAATATGTCTTAAATACATCTGTACGTGTAGACGGGTCGTCGGCTTTTGCAGAAAACAGAAAATACGGATTATTCCCTTCAGTGGCATTAGCCTGGAACCTGGATGCTGAAGATTTCATGAAAGAAGTGAAATTCATTTCAAATAGTAAACTAAGGGCATCGTACGGTGAAACAGGAAGCCAGGCTATCGGTCCCTATTCATCTTTGTCCCAGTACAGCAGTAGTTTTTATCAGCTTGGCGAAGGTGACAATACGATCGGGACAGGCATTTATCCGACAACACTTGCCAACCCGAACCTTTCCTGGGAACGGACACGTCAGTTTAATGCCGGGGCAGATTTTAACACTGCCAATGACCGTCTTGTATTCAGCTTTGATTATTACAATAAAACGACTACTGACCTGCTGCAATACCGGAGGTTACCTACACAGTCTGGGGTAAATTCCATCATTGATAATTATGGGACCATGCGAAACCGGGGGCTTGAATTAAGTATTCAGGCAAATATTGTAAAAAGGAAGAATGTGACCTTTTCTTCACGTCTTAACATTTCAAGAAACCTGAATACTCTGATTGATCTGGGTGAAAGAACACAGTCTGATTTCGTTACTATTAATGGCAATCTGTTGGGTGGGGTATCCGGAATATTAACTCCGGGACAGGAAGTCGGCCAGTTCTTTGGATATAAGGTAGCTGGTTTGACTCAAACCACAGATTTTGATAGCAATGGTAATCCAACTTTTCCAACATTTGAAGGCCCTGCACCCACAGGTTCAAAAGGAACTCCAGTTTATGGTTCCTGGATTTATGCCGATACGGATGGAAGTAACCGGGTGGATGCTGATGACCGTGTTATTCTTGGTAAATCCACACCTGATTTTACCTTTGGCTGGACGAATGATATTACCTGGAAAAACTTTTCTGTCAGTGCACTTGTAACGGGTTCTGTTGGGAATGATGTGTTGAACCTGACCAATTTTTACATCAACAATGGCGTTGTGGATTTTGGCGGAGTAGGTTTCAATCAGTCCGAAGATTGGTATAACAACCGCTATACAGAATCCAATATCCATAATAATCCCAAATATCCGGGAATTCAGAGAGGTATTGCTTCTGGTGATATTAACTCCACAATGATAGAGGACGGAAGTTTTGTGAGGCTGAAAATGCTATCGCTTTCTTATACTTTTCCAAGATTTGGACCAGTACAAAATCCGCGCTTGTTTGGTACTGCCACCAATCTGTTCACGCTTACAAAATATACAGGTTTTGATCCTGAGGTAAGTTCTTATGCACAGTCGCTGCTTCAGCAGGGGATTGATTATGGCGCGTATCCTTCCCAGCGTTCTTATACCATAGGTTTTTCATGTAATTTTTAA